TCACGTTGATATTCATGTAATTAGTTGCTCTTTCCAATAATATATAGTGAGCCTGCCGAAGAGCAGCTATGGGTTTGCACGCCCCATCACTATCAACTGCTCTATCTGTGGAATACTAGCAAttccaatattactggttgaactTTCATGCATAATTCATTTTCTGCACCCTCTGGTTTAGCAGAGAACTATTGAAGTGGATGCAGATTCCTGATGTCCTAGATTGGTTCCACTTATTCACAAAATTGTCATGTCGTGGCATGTATATGATTATACTGTTTCTGCCCTCTGACTTTGTGATGTCTTGAGACCTTGAGATTATAATTCTTGGTATTGCCTAAAAGATCTCATGAACGGGAGActtgtgttttctttctttttctttgtttttttgtttttgggaaGATTTTAACGCtagatttttttttgtgatgttATTTTGTAGTCGTTGATAATTATCACTTGATGATGGCTGCATCTCTTTTGCATTTGCTTCTATTAGAATTACTATTTCATTGTTACCGTAAAGCTTTGTTGATCGTTAGCTTGCAATAGCAGGTACATGACTGAGGTGCGACGCCTGTCACTTCCACAAAACCAAATTGAGCCCGTCTACAGGGGCTTCCGAGAACTCGAAGAACAAATACAGGCGTCTACCGCCTTTCAACAACTATAGTTCCTGATAAGACTTATATTAGTTGTTGTCTTCGGTGTACCCTTTTACCCATATTATCTTGAATCACATTGGATTAAACACATTTCACCCTTTCTTGTATTTGTATGGGAACGTCAATCTGCCTCGTCGGTTCTGTCATTTACATGTATCTGTCGAGGTAAGTCTTAATTGTCACAGCTGTAGCTTCACAGGCACAAAGTTGATGTAGCTCTTCGTTCCAGTTTGGTGATATTATTCTGTATCTTTTTTCCCATTTATCTGTTAATCCTTTGCTAGTGAATGCCTTTAGCTCTCAAATCTCAAACGATTTGAGGTGTCTGACGGGGCTCATTATTCGTGACTTAAGTTGTGAGTTTGTCTGGTAGGCTGTGTGTGTCTCTGGATGCCTACAACGTCATCGGTTCGTTTGCCAAGTCGTTCCTGAAGCGGCTGCTCCCCACGGGGAAGGGCGTCAGTGTAACGGTGCCATGTGGCAGGGATGATTAAGCAAAAAGGCCAGGAGCCGAAGCGGTGAAAGCGAGGCGTAGAAAACgggaaaggaaacaaaagaaaaagaagaaagcaaaggGCGTGGAAATAGTGAGAGCTCACGGAAAAAGGAAAGATTTCTCGAGctcgctctctttctctctctctctgccggaTCTTCTCGTCTCCTCCTTACGGAAGCCTTGCTATAGTTGGGGTAGTTTTCCCGATTTGCCCGTGTAGGGTTCCGATCGGGTCCGACGCGATTCTACCCTCCGCGATGTTCTGATTCGTGGAGGAGAAGGTCCGGAGACGGCCACCCGCCTCGATCCTTGATCGGTACCCTCGAAATCCCTACCCTGGTGCGCCCGGGCGACATGACCGACGCCTTGTCCTTGATCCCGGCGTCCGTTCTCCGGAACCTTGCTGATAAGCTATACGAGAAGCGGAAGAATGCGGCCCTCGAGGTATTGTGGCCGATGCCCTTTTGTTTATCTTGTGATGGCTGGTTGGTCGTTTGCTATGCGAATGGTTGAATTCGGATGTTGTGAGAGCGCAGATTGAAGGGATAGTCAAGCAACTCGCGGTGGCCAGGGAGCATGAGAAGATATCGGCCTTGATTAACCTGTTGACCACAGAATTCGCTTACTCGCCTCAGGCAAACCATAGGAAGGTTCGATTTAGAAGTCTGAAACCCTGTGGTCGTTCATTCTGAGCAGTGTTGTTTTGGAGTTGGGTAGCTCACTTTTTGATCTTCGTTGCCAACAATGTCGCTGGCTGTTTCACTTTCAGGGTGGCTTAATAGGGTTTGCAGCAGCTACTGTTGGATTGTCGGCGGAAGCTGCTCAGCATCTTAAGGTTAGCAATATGCAAAATACGGAACATCTTTGCCCTTTTCCTCGATTACAAGTATGGTGTTGTATCTTTCAACATTCATTTTAGTTTTTAATTGGCCACCAATAACAAATTTGTCATTTATGCACCACGAGTTGCATGATGATATACATTCGCGCTGAGCTATGTTTGAATCTGGTTAATTCACATGGGAAAAGGTTAATTACAAGGAAGATATAAAAGTTTCCTCTACTTTCCCAAATAGTATACTGTGCTTCACTGAGAAAGTTGTACGTGCCATGCAAATGAAGGAACAACTCCACTTAAAGATTAAATGGACTAAGCCAAATTTGGTATTCATTCTAAAGAATTGTCTTCTTAATTCTTACTCGACATATCACGATGTAATATATTCCATCGGAAGATAGGAAATTAATCTTTAGCATATCTGGGGTTGAAATCATCTTGAAGATGCATCACATTTCTTAACATACTATGAAAATATGTCTAGCATTAATTTGAATCGAACTAATGAATACGTGAatcaagaagctttattgaaataaatGATGAACATCTTATAATAACCAAGTATAGACAATCTACATAATGTGCTGTACCCCGTTATTTTGTCTTAGTGTTGTTTCAGAGGATAAGCTGGTGAGTAAAAGATAGGCAAAAAGTGAAATTGCTGCAAAAGAAGGTGCCTAGTGCACGAGGCTCCCCCCAATACTTATATGTTGTGTGAGGCTTTCTTTGACTCGAAGTCTCACCCTTTTGTGAAAATGGTCTAGATATATTCATAAATTGAAGGTTAGATTATAAAATGATAGATTCAGAGCTATCTAGGTGAATCAACAATGTTAATGTTCTTTTTTTTCTATTAGAGAATGAACTAGTTACACTTGGTGCAACCTAGAAATGAGGACTTCTGGTGGCTAAGTGACACGACACAAAGTAGTTGTTGAACACCTGTGCCTTTCATGTGCCACAGATCTTTGTGGTCTTGGGTCTTGATGAATGCAGTTGCCTAGTGCCAAAACAAAGCATGTTTGCCACATGCAGAATTACTGAAGATGGATCATTGTGCTAACAATCCATGCATTATTTTAGATACATCCAAAAAATTTTGTAATGCATGAAACTGTAAGGTTGTTCAAATGAAGGTGGAAGTGCCACAAAGGGCAGCTAAAAAGAAGATGATCGAGGAAGAAGTGGATGGAGTTGGTATGAATGGACATGATGGCCCTTGGTTCTAGAAGGTTGACTTGCAACATACTAAATGATTATGCAGCCTTTCTGCTAGTGCAAGGCATTCATAACCAAACAAATGAAAGTAATTATGCAGTTTATACAAGAAGGTTGTTACTATCAAAAAGCTAAACTTATGTTCAAAAGACATTTTTAATATCTCTATCCTCATAATCTATGTAGGGCTGTCTTCTTTCAGCTCATTCAGATCCTGAGACAAATATCACTCTTATAAGCATGTTTTCCTCTGTTCTTTGAAGTTCTCTCAAGTTTCAACAataattttggagagtttctttcTTGTTATACGAGCTTCAATTGCAATGGTAACTTGCTTGGTTTTTATACAACATCTTAGCTCTGTAGTCCTTCCACAATTCACATTTGGCTAGACTTGTTTAGCTGGGAAATAAATACCAACTCTGGAAATTTGACATCAGGTCGAGAGTGGAGTCTTCTTGATTTCAAAGTTGTGCTTTATTGCGGACACAAAAGTGACTGGAAAGTCTTGGATGATGCTGATTATGTAGTCTTCATGATCATAGGACTTTTGGTAATTATAAATGATAGTTTTCCAGGTATAACATGAATGGGTATCTGTTCATGGAGTCTTCTTGATTTTGAAGTTGTGCTTTATTGCGGACACCACAGTGACTGGCTTGGATGATGCTGATAATGTAATCTTCATTATCATAGGACTTTTGTTAGTTATAAGTGATAGTTTTCCTGCTATGATGTGAATAAGTTTCTGTTCATATATTTTCTGATTCTCAATGATCTTGTTCTAATGCTTGAGCAGGAAAGTTGAATTGCTTTTTTAGTTTACTATTTCTAAGGTATATTATGAATTTTAgctaaaatattttttccttggatCATCCAATTCTCAGCAAATTGTACCACCAGTACTCAATTCTTTTGCTGACCAAGACAGCAGAGTTCGCTATTATGCTTGTGAAGCATTGTATAATATTGCAAAGGTAAGTATGGACCTATTGCCTTTGCCAAATCAGTCTggatatgttttgaaattgtcTTGTACATTAATGTATTAGCTATGTTCTGTCTGTGTATTTTTTAGGTTGTAAGAGGAGATTTTATAATCTTCTTTAACAAGATATTTGACGCACTATGTAAGCTTTCAGCAGACTCAGATCCTAATGTTCAGAGTGCAGCTCATCTTTTAGACCGGCTCATAAAAGTAAATTTAACTTTGTTGTTTCTAACTTGTAAACAATATTTCTGAAGATTTGTTGCTATCTAAAGTTGGGTTTAATATGTTCGCCAGGATATTGTGACAGACAGTGACCAATTCAGGTGCACCAGCTTGGCTTACGTTGTTTATTTTCTTCATTTCTGTATGTACTTCACTTGAAATGTCTTTGCATGactattatttattttctaaatctCTTTGAAGCATAGAAGAATTTATACCACTTCTAAGGGAGCGCATGAATGTGCTTAACCCTTATGTACGACAATTTCTAGTTGGCTGGATCACTGTGTTGGATAGTGTTCCAGAGATTGATATGCTTGGCTTCCTTCCTGATTTTCTTGATGGTAATATATCTgaaaaaaagaaaactctacTTTTTTTGTTTGCGCTGCTGTGGTGTCATAGGTGAGCAATTAATTTTTGCAGGTTTGTTTAACATGTTAAGTGACTCCAGTCATGAAATACGACAGCAAGCAGATTCTGCGCTTTCTGAGTTTCTTCAAGAAATAAAGAATTCTCCAGTAAGGCTTCTTTCAATGGATTATCTTTCAGCATTCCTGTGTGTGTCTGTCTGTATCTGTGAATCTTCCTTAGTCTCAAATCTGGTAGCTGTCATCTCTAGAGACCATAGTGCATAATATGGTTGTCGCTGTCCTATTTTTCTTAATTCCTGTTTTTCCATCTTGAAGAATGTAGATTATGGTCGTATGGCAGAAATTTTGGTCCAAAGGGCAGGTTCTCCAGATGAATTCACTCGGTTGACATCAATCACATGGGTAAAAgttaatttctttctttttacgGTCTGGATACGGAGTTCTGATAAAATGTTTCTTCATAGTTTCTTGATCAATAATTCTCTTCTCTAAAATTTTGAAGTTAGGCATCCTCAACCTATGGAAAAGTCATCTCATCTTTATCTttgtaattaaattattatttgttaGAGCATATAATTAAACTGCATCGATAATGCAGATTAATGAGTTTGTAAGACTTGGTGGAGAACAACTTGTTCCTTACTATGCGGATATTTTGGGAGCTATATTACCTTGCATATCTGACAAGGAGGAGAAGATAAGAGTAGTAAGTCTAATGCTCATTTGCTGTCGTTGTTCGTAATCACCTTTGCAATAAAAATACCATTCTCCTTCTGTCCTTCATATGCTTTTCATGTACAGGTTGCTCGTGAAACCAATGAAGAGCTTCGTGCCATTCGAGCTGATCCAGCTGATGGATTTAATATCCATgccatcctttctattgcaaggagGTGCAGTTTTTAGTCGCCTGCAATTAGTTTGGCTTTAAGGTTACTTGTGCAATTTATATACATGTTAATGCACCTCATGTGTCTCTAAATGGGTGACAAGAGAAATTTGTATGGAAGGGTTGTTTTTTGTACAACAAACCTTTATATAGGTCTTCTATATACTTATGGAACTAAatggtattttttttataatcatctCAGAGACTTAACCAGTGAATGGGAGACTACTCGAATTGAAGCGCTGCATTGGATAGCAACGCTTTTGGCTCAGCATCGAACTGAGGTAATTGGTTAGTGATATCATTCATCTGCACATGTAgtaattttcaatcaaaatagtaCCTTTGTTTACTTTGTTGAAGTTAGCATGAAGAGTTGCATTTGTTGACTAATTATTAGCATATTCAGTTATCTCAATACATTGTTTGTTTTTGTATCCATTAGTTATATGAGGAATCAGGTTGGTTAAGCCACTGTTTTTTGTTGCTTGTGTCCTCCAACTTATACAAAGCTTTTCTAGTACAGGAAtaagtttataatttttttttgaacaggTCATTTCATATTTGAATCATACATATGACTCCTTGTTGAGTGCACTTTCAGATTCTTCGGATGAGGTACTTCTTCGAAGATTCTTCTTGATTAATCGTCTAAATGATAAACCTTTTATCTGATTTGTGTGTGTTCCAGACTTGATTTAATGGCTGTATTTGACAATGTAGAATGCCATTGGCCAGATAAATGACATTCATTATCATGCCAAAATTAAATTGTCTTTCAttgacaagaaagaaaaaagggcCAATCACACATGGCACCATACTCCCTGTGAACTTACACATTGCTGGGGCTGAAGACTAGGCAAAGGGGGAATAATAATGAATTTTTTATGTATGCCACTTGTAAGCATGCATCATGCATTCACATGTTGTCATCTCCTGGAGGCTTCTTTCAATGATTCAATCGATCAAAATTCATTGGTTATAAAAATGTTCATGTGGTGTCTTGGTTGCATTTTCTTCATATATTGGCATGTTGCTGCTTTTGTCATGTAGTTGAGTCAACCAAAAGTGGACAAGACAAGCTCCATCTGACTCTTCGTATAAGATGGTATGGAATTGACACCCAAGCAGTTAGACTTCTGCAGTAGCATGCATGGATAATATCTTCCTTTTTGTAGTTCATCCTtcaatatattttgttttctCCTATCCGAGTGTTTAATAATTGTATGTACTTGATAGCAAGGTTTATAATTTCGTACCGAACCGTAGTATCGAGCTCAGATCGGTACAGTACGAGTATACCGAGCGTTATATTCTGGTGTaccactcgatatatatatatatatatatatatatatatattatatatatatatatataagttaaaaaaaaagacgACGTCGTCTCGTTTTTTtgtccgcgtggggagaagaaacgtcgcctcgacgacgctcggtttcttctccctgtGATGTCGTTGAGGTTTCTTCTCCCTGCGTGAATGAGGAGAAGTCGTCGACGACGTCGAGGCCTCgtcacctcagacgaggaggcgacatctcatctgcggtGTTTGGCGAGGGAGGGCAGCGACGGATTGGGTTCGTCGAGGGAGAGCAACGCCggatctccaagttctccctttGCTTTCTTTTCCCTTGGCTAATACCATTCGGTAGTGGGCGgtgacggtcgaaatcgaccgtcatTGACCGATTTAGGGTGTTAATGGggcggaaacagccccaatcgataGTGCCGCCTGGTAGCGGGCAGTCCACGTACGGGCTGCTGgcggaccgat
The window above is part of the Musa acuminata AAA Group cultivar baxijiao chromosome BXJ1-1, Cavendish_Baxijiao_AAA, whole genome shotgun sequence genome. Proteins encoded here:
- the LOC135673857 gene encoding protein VAC14 homolog isoform X2, whose product is MTDALSLIPASVLRNLADKLYEKRKNAALEIEGIVKQLAVAREHEKISALINLLTTEFAYSPQANHRKGGLIGFAAATVGLSAEAAQHLKQIVPPVLNSFADQDSRVRYYACEALYNIAKVVRGDFIIFFNKIFDALCKLSADSDPNVQSAAHLLDRLIKDIVTDSDQFSIEEFIPLLRERMNVLNPYVRQFLVGWITVLDSVPEIDMLGFLPDFLDGLFNMLSDSSHEIRQQADSALSEFLQEIKNSPNVDYGRMAEILVQRAGSPDEFTRLTSITWINEFVRLGGEQLVPYYADILGAILPCISDKEEKIRVVARETNEELRAIRADPADGFNIHAILSIARRDLTSEWETTRIEALHWIATLLAQHRTEVVLLVLDVHACIAKDAEYFCRLVELVVYNFKIDRALLERRGAMIVRRLCVLLDAERVYREFSLILEGESDLDFSSVMVQALNLILLASSELAGLRILLKHSLVTSLGMDLFVSLYSSWCHSPMATISLCLLAQAYNHASSVIQSLGEEDIDGKFLVQLDKLVRLLETPIFAYLRLQLLEPGKHTWLLKTLYGLLLLLPQQSAAFKILRTRLKTVPSYAVSIEQLKHSSSGNPYSQILQIMEDNKTQDAANVCNAINFPARLQQFEQMQRRHRVHSKSHLMSLNTTSSAVSQEIQILEESHHSSPLPEISRLSSNMPEQSKP
- the LOC135673857 gene encoding protein VAC14 homolog isoform X1, with the translated sequence MTDALSLIPASVLRNLADKLYEKRKNAALEIEGIVKQLAVAREHEKISALINLLTTEFAYSPQANHRKGGLIGFAAATVGLSAEAAQHLKQIVPPVLNSFADQDSRVRYYACEALYNIAKVVRGDFIIFFNKIFDALCKLSADSDPNVQSAAHLLDRLIKDIVTDSDQFSIEEFIPLLRERMNVLNPYVRQFLVGWITVLDSVPEIDMLGFLPDFLDGLFNMLSDSSHEIRQQADSALSEFLQEIKNSPNVDYGRMAEILVQRAGSPDEFTRLTSITWINEFVRLGGEQLVPYYADILGAILPCISDKEEKIRVVARETNEELRAIRADPADGFNIHAILSIARRDLTSEWETTRIEALHWIATLLAQHRTEVISYLNHTYDSLLSALSDSSDEVVLLVLDVHACIAKDAEYFCRLVELVVYNFKIDRALLERRGAMIVRRLCVLLDAERVYREFSLILEGESDLDFSSVMVQALNLILLASSELAGLRILLKHSLVTSLGMDLFVSLYSSWCHSPMATISLCLLAQAYNHASSVIQSLGEEDIDGKFLVQLDKLVRLLETPIFAYLRLQLLEPGKHTWLLKTLYGLLLLLPQQSAAFKILRTRLKTVPSYAVSIEQLKHSSSGNPYSQILQIMEDNKTQDAANVCNAINFPARLQQFEQMQRRHRVHSKSHLMSLNTTSSAVSQEIQILEESHHSSPLPEISRLSSNMPEQSKP